The Dyadobacter sp. 676 DNA window ACCTGCGTTTTTATAAAGAAGAAGAAAAAGGTAACGAAGCGTTCGCGGAGAAACTGTCGAAACTCGGCGACGTATGGGTGATGGACGCATTCGGTACCGCACACCGCGCGCACGCTTCCACGGCCGTAATCGGTAAGTTTTTTACCGACAAAGTTTGCGGTTATGTGATGCAGGCGGAGCTCGATAATGCGGAGCGGCTGCTCGAACATTCGGAAAGACCTTTCACGGCGATTATGGGCGGTGCCAAAATCTCCGACAAAATCCTGATCATCGAACGCCTGCTCGATAAGGTCGATAACCTGATCATCGGAGGTGGCATGTCCTATACATTTTCCAAGGCACAGGGTGGAAAGATCGGTAAGTCGCTGCTGGAAGCCGACAAGCAGGAGCTGACGCTTGAATTGATTGAAAAAGCAAAAGCGAAGGGTATCAATCTGGTATTGCCGGTGGACACGGTAATCGCCGACAAATTCTCGAACGATGCGGAGCGTAAAGTGGTGGACGCAGGCAATATCCCCGACGAATGGGAGGGCCTCGATATCGGTCCGAAAACTATCGGGATTTTCTCGGATATCATTAAAAAATCAAAAACCGTGCTCTGGAACGGCCCGATGGGCGTATTCGAGTTCCCGAATTTCGCGGTCGGAACCAACGCAATCGCCGAAGCGGTGGTAGCGGTAACCGAAGACAATGACGCATTCTCATTGATCGGCGGCGGTGACTCGGCATCCGCGATCAACAATGCAGGCTACG harbors:
- a CDS encoding phosphoglycerate kinase translates to MTTLDSYDFSGKKALVRVDFNVPLNEKFEITDDTRIRATIPTISKILNDGGSVILMSHLGRPKDGPVEKYSLKHLVNPLSLILGKTVKFADDCIGESAKELAAALQPGEVLLLENLRFYKEEEKGNEAFAEKLSKLGDVWVMDAFGTAHRAHASTAVIGKFFTDKVCGYVMQAELDNAERLLEHSERPFTAIMGGAKISDKILIIERLLDKVDNLIIGGGMSYTFSKAQGGKIGKSLLEADKQELTLELIEKAKAKGINLVLPVDTVIADKFSNDAERKVVDAGNIPDEWEGLDIGPKTIGIFSDIIKKSKTVLWNGPMGVFEFPNFAVGTNAIAEAVVAVTEDNDAFSLIGGGDSASAINNAGYGDRVSYVSTGGGALLEYMEGKVLPGVAALQA